atATCTATACTTCTCATCCTTTGAGAGTCGCAgtaggagctggagccaatcccagctgacgttggGCGAGGGgcagggtacatcctggacaggtcgccagcgtatcacagggccaacatacagacacaatTATTCATACATGGTAGTCAAACTAGGAGCCTTCTACAATTACAGTGCTAACCAACTTTACACAATTTCTACAATATCATTCTACAAAATAgattagaaaaagaaatgaaataaaaaatgcgtcagtgaaggaaagaaggaaTCAGGTCTATTTCCTTGTTTTTAGACTCGTCTGTCCAATCAGCCACATAGTGCTCTATTCAGGTGAGTTGACAACATGCaacatctaaaaataaaaagcaagcTTCACTTATTTTTGTACTACAACCTGAGTGTAAAattacaacataaaaacaacaagaaggaGAAGAGTTCAAATTTGACCTTAAAATCAAATCCTTTCTTTTGTATTGTCCTCCATGAGTGCATGGGGCTGTGTACTGGTTATTTCGCTCCAGATTTCCCATCAAGAGTCTGAGTTTAGACTCCAATCCTGATGGAGTGAACAAGACATATATTTCAGAAAGAGGGAAGAACTGGAGTAGctggaaataaaatattaaaactgttttctctctcGAAGAGAAGCACAGACATGAAGAAGAAGCATTTTCATCTGCTTACGAAAATGTGGACATTACTTGCAGTTTTACTCCGACTTGGCTCCTCACTTTCAGTGTTCTGGGTACAAACCAGTCAAGATGCTGCCTGTCTGCAACAGAAGGTGCTAACAGCACAATGtaacagggttagggttagggacaCATAAGAGATGGATCAATGTCATGCCATTGTGCTACATAGGCTGGGCTCTTATTACATGAATGatcatttgtattttaacaaagatAGTTGTGAATTAATTTCTGATGAGGAACACATACAGGttggatgatgtttgtttttatagactTGACAACATTTAACAATATTTTACAGCCGCCgtggatgttatgttttcaccagtgaCCGTTTGTTTGTtcgtgggtttgtttgtttgtttgtttgtaagcaagattacgcaacatgacagattttgaggaaacttggtggaaggatgcggtatggatctttttttcacagatttcccaaggaatatttcatggatcttgatagaAAGAAATCCAGAAACATTAAGGGGATTGATAACTATGAGTGTATTcaatttggtgcggcttgattgaattacggggactgttgggccttggtggaagtatgtgCTCTTCCGAGGGCCATTCtacttctttttaaatgttctgccATTTTCTCCTCATTCAGGTCTTTGACTTTAGAAATTGTATTCTATTATATTTGTTTACGTCATCCTTTCATGCcaaaacatcattttaaaacttCAACATCAAAAGCCGAGCACAACTACTCACTTTTTCAATCAGTACAGCAAAATAGTCTAACGGTACCATTTGTAATATCAACATCAGCCTGTTCTGAACTTCCAATCGCCAAATAACGGTGCAATCCAAGAGGAAGCAATAATCAAGAGGTTGAGTTGAGAtgagtcaaagtaaaaatacagGGAGATAGAGTTGCTTGGTAGCAAATCTAGAGAAACCAAACTAAATATCCATGGCAGCATTATCATTTTGCATAACTGAGTAAGAAATGATTTTGGATACAGTCAGTCAATCGTAGATTTAATATCAGTATAATGATTTATGGTGGTATAGGTAAATATGGaaacttgttttaaatgaaaaataccaaACAGGCAACATCATTATTTTCCATTCCTCTGGACCTTAAAGCAACAGTTCTTCCAGTTTAGCTGCTGTTCAGCTAAAACTATGTGCTCTTGACACAACAATACAGTTCTGATTAAATCACTTGTTTAACCAGACCTACTTTAAATGGCTGCTATGCATAAAAAGTAACAAATGGACTCAGCAGCATTTCTCATAAGACATcaagaaaacagatgaaatttgggatttcaaaataaacatgtgaccAACCAGAAAAGGTAGATGGAAACTACAGCATTTTACAGTATTCATATTTCTAATTCTGACTGAGTGCATGGTGTCACCCACAGATAACTAGAGGATGTAAAAAATGTGGCAAAGACCACTGTTTTTTACACAATACATTTCcttgctgtttttaaataaacatgaactaTTTTTTTCCACAAGAATAATCATACAAATCCAAATCCACACAGTATGACAGCACAGACCCTCGGGATATGCTCCTAATTTGTTAGTATAAATAATTCTATACATCTGTGGCATCTGATTTTGAAAATACTTTTCCCGAAACCATCAAAACGTGTAACTATTACATGAGATCGAATAGACATaaccttttttttgtaattattacTACAACAAATGCGTTTTCTTAGAATGTGTTGAAGTCTGttcatttacaaaatatttattttttattaagtcTGCAGGAGGCAATGTGCAGGAATACTCTGCAGATTTGACTTCTCATGTTTTTGGTCCATTGTCTCAGACATGTTATTTTAACTCCAGGGTCAGAAGCTAGGCTTCATAAAAGATGTCTACTGGCTATtgttttggattttcttttttcaactatatttctttttcaattGTTGAAACTGTCAACCAAAACATTCTCTAAGTGCAATTGTAACTACTCTTTCATGGGACATCACATTTCTACAGCATGTTTGGAAAGGGTAGTGCCTCACACAGAACATTTCATTCATGCTTCAAAACTTTGTCATTGTATGAGCTTTACGGGTCAAAATGGTCATGGCAGTCAACTATAGAtttgtttcttatttaaaaatctgttttgttcaaCTATTTTGTGATTGAACTAAGAATGTTAGTTTTGTCTAGTTGAATATTATTGTGGACCTGAGTGTTTTAGATTCAGATTGTACAGTTAAGTTAAATGTAAATCTAAAGATTTAGACTTTGTTGTGGGTAAAAAATATACTAGGAAAACTCAATTATACAGAAAATCTGATCTTATCTcaccttaccttaccttacctccccttatcttatcttaccttaccttaccttaccttataTTGATAAGTTGCAGGTGATAACTGAAACGGTTAAACAACGTGCAGAAGTTGTGAAGAGATTGGCAATCTCACAGAAAATAAACTCAGTTCCGTTTTTTCTAGACAACTGATATTTTGCACACGTGCAATTTGCTCGAATGAATCAGAAGTTGCCTCCAAGAACCGAGCCAGAGCGCGTGAGAGGAACTGTAGCGACACTgcgggagaggagaggacatctCCAGGCAGCCTTCGTTTCTCCAGAGGAACCTGAACGCAGCGCACAGAGCGATGAATCCAGGGTTGAACAGGacgctgaaaacaaaaaatggacACTGATGGAAAATAATCCACCGAGGCTGGTAAATAATCACGTAAACACATTCGTGCTGCTGAACACGTTGACTAAGACGAAACGTGCATTTGTGGCAAAGACTCGTTTCGACCAACGGCTGCTAGCTCGGTAGCTAAGTTAGCCTCAGTAGCTTAGAGACGGAAGCTAACGTCATTAGCTCTGTCTAAGACTCAGTGGAAGGATAATGAACACTGGGGGGTGGATACAGTGCTAAACATTAGCTTGcatgttgttattttaacaGTGTTAGTTGAGTGTATCGCCttgtagccccccccccacttcccTCCCCGTTGACTGTGCTGCATATGTCGGTCAGCTGTTGTTCAAAGCAGACAGCAGCCATTATTTTATCCTTCAGGATGTCACAGGTGCAGTCATGCTCTCATACGTGTTCAGCAGCCATGCATCACTTCCTCTGAGGCAGGGGTTCGGTGGATGAATGGGTCCTGCAGATAGTGTGGCGTCAATGTGAAGGATATTGTTTAGTTTTGACAATGCGTGTAGTTTCGTCAAAGGCCTCAGGGGATCGCTGTTGTGTGTTGACTTGGCAACGAAgccagtgtctgtgtctcctaCGTCTACATGACATCTATTTATCTCTGATCATACTAGTTAGACTGAAGCTTCCTCGGGCTTGGTGCCTCTACTGTATCTTCTCTATCTGTAGTTCAGAGTTGACCGTAATGTGAATTCAAATATCTGCATTGTTGTAAGTCATTATCTCAGTTTATTGATATCATAAtaatgagaagaagaagtaaaCAACATTATCTTCAATATTTACCTCACCTTGATTTCTGTGACCTCTGTTTCACTCAGACCCCAGCCTGACGTGTCCATCAGAAGGAGCCGCGTGCTGGTCTCGTCAACACAGGTAACTCCTGGTGGATCTTTTAATGATGTGGGAGGTCACTCATTAGTATACAAACACTCAGGTCATTACTGACATAGATAAACAGCATTCATCTGTGTCATTGTAATACAAGGTTGCTCCTTCTCAGACTAAagagttttctgtgtttgttggaACCATTTATCACAGTGTAAATGATACATTTGTATGTTTCTGATTCCTTGACAGGCTGTCTGTGTGAGGCCTGTGACCGGCCCACCGCAAAGAAcctgaggggagaaaaaaaagaaagaggctgAAGGGTCAGAACCATGGAGACTCGCATTGGTAACATCGTGTTCAGCTCCAAGTTTGACTCAGGGAACCTGGCACGtgtggagaaagtggagaaggGCAGCTCCAGCCCTGCCTCTGACACGACTTCCAGTGGGAGCGCACCCTCAGGATCAACCCTTTGCCCTGATTACGAGTTCAATGTGTGGACGCAGCCAGACTGCGCCGGCACAGAACATGAGAATGGAAACAGGTAACAAATCTTCTGCTTTTGTACCACGTATTTGTAAACACAACCATTATACTGCATTACATGAAATCAGGGATGAAATGGTACACATAGGTCGAATTCCCAATGGCTAGTTGATTATTGTGATGATTTGGTCAATactgtccagcatcaaccaAAGTTCGCAAATCTCTAAGACACAAGGAGCAGCAAGCAACATGGATATGTTCTGTGTATGGCTGCGACTAGCAACTGCTAGCATCCACTTGCCAAATTGTGAAATTTTTACCTGACTTTCATACATTTGGGGTCATTGTCTACATTAAACATAAAGAGTTGTCAACCTGTCTACTCAGTTCCTTCTCCACTCAGAGAAACTAGACTGTGAAAAAGCAAATTAGCCGATATTATACCAAgacttttgaaaaacaacaaacacaactttgCACATTTGATTTACTGCAGTGCAGGAAgttttcattgtaaaaaaaaccatcttaaaaaatgtaagcCTTCTTCCTTTAATTTTGATTTTGTACATTAGATATGGTGTTTGTTGGCTATACTAGTATTTTTATTAGTGataaatatactatatatacatagtgcttcctgtttgtgtttcagatcaTGGTTCTACTTCAGCTTGCGTGGCACAGCACCTGGGAAGATACTGAAGATCAATGTGATGAACATGAACAACCAGAGGAAGCTCTACAGCCAGGGCATGACTCCTCTTGTACGCACTTTACCTGGCAAGAACCGGTGGGAAAGGATCCGAGAAAGACCCACATCAGAGgtacacaaacgcacacacacacgcatacacacacaaacgcactcaGAGGCTGTCAGGCAGAGGATGTGGGCACCAGGAGCCATTGAGGCAGAGTGTCGTCAGTCTGACTTTTTGACTAGCTACAATTATCTTTCTAATaatatctctcctcctcctttcttctgtcACTTTCCAGATTCTAGATAACCAGTTCATCCTCTCATTCACTCACCGGCTGTCAGAGGTGCGAGGGGCAACCACCTACTTCTCCTTCTGCTTTCCATTCTCCTACACTGAGTGTCAGGAGATGCTGCAGCAGTTGGATGCGAGCCACCCCAATGCTGCTCATCTCAATCCAAGCAGGTACAACGATTACAACTCACCCCTATAATACAAGCAGTACCTGACCTTTCATACTGTTTTTTTAGTAAAATGACCAATGACTTATTGGCTGTTTTTTGCGCCTGTCTCTTTTCTACCATCGTTCACTCCCTTGCAATCTCTCACCTTGCCTGTTCCCTCTGCCAGTGCACCGGCCAGTGTGTATTATCATCGGGAGTTGCTGTGCCACTCTCTAGATGGCAACAGGGTGGACCTGCTCACTGTGACCAACTGCAGCGGGATGCAGGAGGAGCGAGAACCCCGTCTGCCGAAGCTGTTTCCCGACACCAACACTCCAAGACCACATCGCTTCCCCAACAAAAGGGTATCACTCAGTTATACATACAAACTGTATTCTTTGCTGTAATATTACACCTTTTATGGCTTTGATGATTTTACACTGAAGACTCAGGCTGCAGCCACCCTAATATATTATAGTTTTAAAGCATCACAGTTGCTATGTTTACATGTGCCATCCACATTACTCCAGAATTGTCAAGTGCctaaaatggagaagtttggaaaatcTTTgggccctgttttagtttgaaaactctggggctgcATTTGTAGTATAGACAGGcaaaaactgaaacattttgaaatgatgaaaatcacCCACATTCGCTTCCTGATTACCAGTGGTGAAtgcaaaatgtttccaacactTACTACCACTTCCACCTTGTCAGTCCAAGAAAAGAAGTACCTGCTCTTATTTTTCACCTTAGCTTTTTCTTGTTGGTGGTATTTTTTGCAACTAAGAAACcagctgcagaaatgaaaatctGCTTCCTGCTTACATTGCTcccagtgtacgtgaatggtcTTGTTGTATGCACTTTCAGGTGTGTTACTGTGGATGGGGATTACTACTGTCATGGAGCTAAAACACTCATGTGGTTGGagactgttttcattttaaaatgctgttttaaaaattGGTATCGATGTAGCCTGAGGCTGATGTGGAATCACCCAATAACGTCAAAGTGATGAAGCTGATCATTGGTATTTTTGTGTGCCTGTAGGTGTTTTTCCTCAGCAGTCGGGTGCACCCAGGGGAGACTCCCTCATCCTTTGTGTTTAACGGTTTCTTGAACTTTATCCTACGAAGAGACGACCCACGTGCTCATGCACTTCGGAGCATGTTTGTGTTCAAGCTCATTCCCATGCTCAACCCAGACGGGGTTGTCCGCGGACACTACAGGTAAGAATGTTGACTCTGTCAGATAAGCgcaatttaaattatttgttttgtgatcACATGATTTGCATTTAACTCATGATCCACTTTTTGTTTCTTGTAAAGTTTGTGTAGCTTGTAGCACGGTGGCTTGGTGACACTACAACTGCATCGTTTTCTCTTATATATGATGTTTAAGAATCTGTAACCCGGTTCCACAGTGAGTACGTAAATGCACTGTTGGTCATAAGGGTGTCAGAAGAGCCTGGTTGAATGAGACATGTTTGTCATTTCAGCAGTTGCAGGTTATCAGGTTTTAGGTATGAAGGgattctgcttcttcttttgaTCACCAAACCCCTGGAATGATGTGTATCTAAAAATAGCACCTGTACCATCTGCTCTTCAAACAAACACCAGCATGTTATAAGTATACCAGAATAGCTCAGCACTAACTGATGCTGATTTACACAGGAAAAACGTGTAGAAGGGCTTCTGCTGTGTTCAGTCATCAATGTTAGAaaggcctgttttttttaatgaaaaaacgTTCCGTCTCTGTTGTGCAGGACTGATTCCAGAGGAGTGAACTTGAACAGACAATACCTGAACCCCATCCCTGAGCTGCACCCATCCATCTACGCAGCCAAAACACTGTtgctccaccaccacacacacaaccgctTGCACAAAACACAGTGCAGCACGCACAACAACAAcgttacaaacacacacaccgctcCCCTCAACACCAAACCCTCCAATCAACACCCTGCCCCTCCCCCCACCGCTCCTGAAATCAGCTTGAACCAACGAGTTGCTGAGAAAGATGCAAATCCTGCGCAGCCGGAAGTTCCCATGGTGACGGAGGAAAACGTCTGGGTGAACACGGAGATGGGGAAAGAAGAGCCGAAAAGCTCATCAAGCTCCCCAGACACTGTAGCCTCTGTTACTGCAGAAGAAACAGTCCCCctggtggaggagcaggaatCGGTTCCACCCCAGGAGGGAGGTGTGGCATATTATGTGGACTTACATGGCCATGCCTCCAAACGTGGATGTTTCATGTATGGGAACAGCCTTCCTGATGAGAGCCAGCAGgttaaagatgatttatttattcaatctAACCATTCTCTTGGAATCTTTTTGGATTCATATTAAATGATATTAAGTTATATTCTTTCTGTCTGCAGGTAGAGAACATGCTGTACCCGAGGCTGATTGCTGTGAACTCTGCTCACTTTGAATTCCTTGGTTGTAACTTCTCGGAGAAGAACATGTACGCTCGGGACAAGAGAGATGGGCAGTCTAAAGAAGGCAGCGGGCGGGTGGCCATGCACAAGGCCATAGGGCTGCTTCACAGGTGAGACTTTAACAGATACACAGCACGTAAACAGTGGTTGTACGGTGTAGTCACTTCCGATATAACAGTTTTTCATCTATATACAAAACTCTAATGGGCTTTGAAGATTCAAACGTTTTGAGAAAAGCCGGGAAGAGTAATTGTTCCTTTGTTAGTCTTGGatctatatatacatactgtatgttcacAGTTTACATGGCTCAGgcttaaattaaataattgcAGAAAACAACAGCTGTGTAGTTCCTCATGTTTCTGTTGTCGGCTTGTCAACAGCTACACTTTGGAGTGCAACTATAACACGGGAAAAACCATGAACACCATCCCACCTGCCTGCCATGACAACGGACGGGCAACCCCGCCCCCACCTCCatcatttcccccaaaatacaCTCCGGAAATATTTGAACAGGTAAGGACTCGGAGACGAGAGTAGATTGTTGCACAAGTACCTCATCTCATTCAGACAGGATTGTAGTTTTTGGGAGGGTGCAAGAATGAACAACTTTTTAATGCAGTGCATCCTAAACTACTGACTCCCTGTCAGTTGTTTATTGCAAACAATACTTATTATAAGAGAAGGCAATTCTTACGTTAACTCAAGTGATGCTGTGCACCAGGTGGGGCGTGCCGTAGCCATCTCAGCCCTGGACATGGTTGAGTCTAACCCTTGGCCGCGGCTGGTTCTGTCAGAGCACAGCTGCCTGACAAATCTCCGAGCCTGGATCCTCAAGCACGTCCGCAACACCAAaggcctgaacacacacagccacgCCCACCCCCCAACAAGAATACACCACAACGGCAGCAAGGCTTCCCCGCCAAAGAGTTTCAACAAGTGAGTTTCAGTTCTTTTTCatgtaaaacaagtaaaacatttgattgaCTTTTGTgtcgttttttaaatttttcctGGCAGCTGTCTGTCTGGCTCAGCATCAGAGAACACCCTCAGCCGCGTTCGCTGCAACAGCCAGAGTAGCAGCAGCCAGACGCCCTCCCCCAAGATGCACAACTCCCCGAGCTTTACTTTTGGCTGCCCTCCACCCCGAACTCACTCGCAGCACAACAGCACGCACACAAGCGGACGTGGAGGCAACAAGACACTCGGGCCAGTCAGAGGTAAGCTGATCTCTCAGCTCTCTTAGTGGTGGCCGTTTCATATCACCTTTCCCTGGGTGTTGCTCCACTCCACTCTTTTATTCTCTCAACATCTTATATTCTATCATTTGATATCTCtctttactattatttatgtaaatagCTATTGGTGGTTGCTAGTGTGGTTCTTCTAGGATGCCAGATtgatgtgtcagtgtctgtgacAGTTTCAGGTTTACAATAACAGTGATGTTAAATTTGCGaggcagatttttttatatCCAAAGCGTGAAATAATGGATCCCTGTTCTGGATGTTTCTGGCTTGTAATATCAGCATGACCTGGGCGTGACCCCCCCCTTGCTGCTGCTTGTGCATGTATGTTGTCCCTTCCAATGttagatttacattttaatgagccCTGGTCTTTGTCACCAGCACCAAATTGAGTGTGTGGTTGGAGAAAGTTAAATTTTTCTGTAACACACATGTATTCTAACTATATCCCGTCACTTTGCTCCCCCGGAGCATTATAATATCTGCTGTGCCTTAGTTCACGGCTCTTTTTAAGTTTGCGTGCCAGACAATCCTCGCATGTCTTAGAGCCTGTGTACGTTatgtgtctccctctctgtagAAACTAAGCCTCAGGAGAAGAGACGTCCCCCCCACCACCGCTCCATCCTACGGTCTCCCAGCAACAGCCACGCACCCTCACGCCCCCCTAACtcacccccttcctcctcctcctcctcatcttcctcagtgTGTGCGGCGGGCTCCTGTCCCCTCCCGGCCTCCGTCACTATGACAGGTCTGTACTCCCTCCAGCCCCCCAGCCTCTCCACCTTGCTCCCCTCCCTGCAGGCTCTGCCCCGCCCAGGGCTGCTCTCCAAACTGAGCCCCCT
This window of the Hippoglossus stenolepis isolate QCI-W04-F060 chromosome 20, HSTE1.2, whole genome shotgun sequence genome carries:
- the agbl5 gene encoding cytosolic carboxypeptidase-like protein 5 isoform X2, which gives rise to METRIGNIVFSSKFDSGNLARVEKVEKGSSSPASDTTSSGSAPSGSTLCPDYEFNVWTQPDCAGTEHENGNRSWFYFSLRGTAPGKILKINVMNMNNQRKLYSQGMTPLVRTLPGKNRWERIRERPTSEILDNQFILSFTHRLSEVRGATTYFSFCFPFSYTECQEMLQQLDASHPNAAHLNPSSAPASVYYHRELLCHSLDGNRVDLLTVTNCSGMQEEREPRLPKLFPDTNTPRPHRFPNKRVFFLSSRVHPGETPSSFVFNGFLNFILRRDDPRAHALRSMFVFKLIPMLNPDGVVRGHYRTDSRGVNLNRQYLNPIPELHPSIYAAKTLLLHHHTHNRLHKTQCSTHNNNVTNTHTAPLNTKPSNQHPAPPPTAPEISLNQRVAEKDANPAQPEVPMVTEENVWVNTEMGKEEPKSSSSSPDTVASVTAEETVPLVEEQESVPPQEGGVAYYVDLHGHASKRGCFMYGNSLPDESQQVENMLYPRLIAVNSAHFEFLGCNFSEKNMYARDKRDGQSKEGSGRVAMHKAIGLLHSYTLECNYNTGKTMNTIPPACHDNGRATPPPPPSFPPKYTPEIFEQVGRAVAISALDMVESNPWPRLVLSEHSCLTNLRAWILKHVRNTKGLNTHSHAHPPTRIHHNGSKASPPKSFNNCLSGSASENTLSRVRCNSQSSSSQTPSPKMHNSPSFTFGCPPPRTHSQHNSTHTSGRGGNKTLGPVRGLSCPDSQAGGPGSEGLSRMPFPMRPGRVGRGCRTLTVTRHSTEACKEAAKDSGPDHILSSIKFSKCDLQPQVSRVAIRRMGSTDVPSPPRDSKTTPFRNNASLPGQKDESATMKVWKLLRPGLQRHLSLSGVSGKDGAIQLASKALMKKSTDRSLHYTCSAIIETAPEVDEILKQVEEPPAMPLPEPVNMCDTVTLCGKA
- the agbl5 gene encoding cytosolic carboxypeptidase-like protein 5 isoform X3, whose translation is METRIGNIVFSSKFDSGNLARVEKVEKGSSSPASDTTSSGSAPSGSTLCPDYEFNVWTQPDCAGTEHENGNRSWFYFSLRGTAPGKILKINVMNMNNQRKLYSQGMTPLVRTLPGKNRWERIRERPTSEILDNQFILSFTHRLSEVRGATTYFSFCFPFSYTECQEMLQQLDASHPNAAHLNPSSAPASVYYHRELLCHSLDGNRVDLLTVTNCSGMQEEREPRLPKLFPDTNTPRPHRFPNKRVFFLSSRVHPGETPSSFVFNGFLNFILRRDDPRAHALRSMFVFKLIPMLNPDGVVRGHYRTDSRGVNLNRQYLNPIPELHPSIYAAKTLLLHHHTHNRLHKTQCSTHNNNVTNTHTAPLNTKPSNQHPAPPPTAPEISLNQRVAEKDANPAQPEVPMVTEENVWVNTEMGKEEPKSSSSSPDTVASVTAEETVPLVEEQESVPPQEGGVAYYVDLHGHASKRGCFMYGNSLPDESQQVENMLYPRLIAVNSAHFEFLGCNFSEKNMYARDKRDGQSKEGSGRVAMHKAIGLLHSYTLECNYNTGKTMNTIPPACHDNGRATPPPPPSFPPKYTPEIFEQVGRAVAISALDMVESNPWPRLVLSEHSCLTNLRAWILKHVRNTKGLNTHSHAHPPTRIHHNGSKASPPKSFNNCLSGSASENTLSRVRCNSQSSSSQTPSPKMHNSPSFTFGCPPPRTHSQHNSTHTSGRGGNKTLGPVRETKPQEKRRPPHHRSILRSPSNSHAPSRPPNSPPSSSSSSSSSVCAAGSCPLPASVTMTGLYSLQPPSLSTLLPSLQALPRPGLLSKLSPLLRQSLPPASNTPNGPTQD
- the agbl5 gene encoding cytosolic carboxypeptidase-like protein 5 isoform X1, translating into METRIGNIVFSSKFDSGNLARVEKVEKGSSSPASDTTSSGSAPSGSTLCPDYEFNVWTQPDCAGTEHENGNRSWFYFSLRGTAPGKILKINVMNMNNQRKLYSQGMTPLVRTLPGKNRWERIRERPTSEILDNQFILSFTHRLSEVRGATTYFSFCFPFSYTECQEMLQQLDASHPNAAHLNPSSAPASVYYHRELLCHSLDGNRVDLLTVTNCSGMQEEREPRLPKLFPDTNTPRPHRFPNKRVFFLSSRVHPGETPSSFVFNGFLNFILRRDDPRAHALRSMFVFKLIPMLNPDGVVRGHYRTDSRGVNLNRQYLNPIPELHPSIYAAKTLLLHHHTHNRLHKTQCSTHNNNVTNTHTAPLNTKPSNQHPAPPPTAPEISLNQRVAEKDANPAQPEVPMVTEENVWVNTEMGKEEPKSSSSSPDTVASVTAEETVPLVEEQESVPPQEGGVAYYVDLHGHASKRGCFMYGNSLPDESQQVENMLYPRLIAVNSAHFEFLGCNFSEKNMYARDKRDGQSKEGSGRVAMHKAIGLLHSYTLECNYNTGKTMNTIPPACHDNGRATPPPPPSFPPKYTPEIFEQVGRAVAISALDMVESNPWPRLVLSEHSCLTNLRAWILKHVRNTKGLNTHSHAHPPTRIHHNGSKASPPKSFNNCLSGSASENTLSRVRCNSQSSSSQTPSPKMHNSPSFTFGCPPPRTHSQHNSTHTSGRGGNKTLGPVRETKPQEKRRPPHHRSILRSPSNSHAPSRPPNSPPSSSSSSSSSVCAAGSCPLPASVTMTGLSCPDSQAGGPGSEGLSRMPFPMRPGRVGRGCRTLTVTRHSTEACKEAAKDSGPDHILSSIKFSKCDLQPQVSRVAIRRMGSTDVPSPPRDSKTTPFRNNASLPGQKDESATMKVWKLLRPGLQRHLSLSGVSGKDGAIQLASKALMKKSTDRSLHYTCSAIIETAPEVDEILKQVEEPPAMPLPEPVNMCDTVTLCGKA